DNA sequence from the Halobacterium sp. DL1 genome:
AACCGCGAGTGGCGGCACTTCCAGTCGTTCGAACTGACCGACTCGACGGTCACCATCGTCGGCCTGGGGTCCATCGGCCAGGCAGTCGCCCAGCGCCTCGAGGGGTTCGAGGTCGACACCATCGGAGTCCGGTACACGCCGGAGAAGGGCGGCCCGACGGACGAGGTCATCGGCTTCGGCGAGCGCGAGTTCCACGACGCGCTCGCCCGGACGGACTACCTCGTCGTCGCGTGCCCGCTCACGGACCTCACCCGGGGACTGGTCGGCGACGCCGAACTCGCCACGCTGCCGCCGCACGCCGTCGTCGTCAACACCGCGCGCGGCCCGATTCTGGACACGGACGCCGTCGTCGGAGCGCTCCAGACGGAGAGCCTGCGCGGCGTCGCGCTGGACGTCACCGACCCCGAGCCGCTCCCCGAGGACCACGTGCTCTGGACGCTGGAGAACGCACTCATCACGCCCCACACGGGTGGCCACACCCCCAAGCACTGGGACCGACTCGCGGACATCCTCGCGCACAACTACGACGCCCGCGACTCTGGCGAAGAACTACAGAACGTCGTCATCGCCGGCTGAATACGGAAAGTCGGCTCGCCTACACGACGAAGAGGTCGCGGTCGAAGTCCGCCAGCGTCTCCGCGCCGTTCTTCGTGACCCGGAACGTCTCGCTGATCTCGACGCCGAAGTCGTCGAACCAGATGCCCGGAATCATGTGGAAGGCCATGTCCTCCTCGAGCACCGTCTCGTCGCCGGGCCGGAGGCTGGCGGTGTGTTCGCCCCAGTCCGGCGGGTAGCCGATGCCCGTCGAGTAGCCGAGGCGGGAGTCCTTCTCGATGCCGTGTTTCGCGATACTCTCGCTCCAGACAGCCTCGACCTCCTCGGCGGTGACGCCGGGTTCGACGGCGTCGAGAGCGTCCTGGAGTCCGCCCCTGACGACCTCGGCGGTTTCGGCCATCTCGGGGTCTGGTTCGCCGACGCTGAGCGTGCGCGCCATCGGGCAGTGGTAGCGGTGCTTGCAGCCCGCGAGTTCGACGATGACGGGGTCACCGTTCTCGAACTCGCGGTCGGACCACGAGAGGTGCGGGGTGCCGGTGTAGTCCCCCGAGGGCATCAGCGGGACGATGGCCGGGTAGTCGCCGCCGAACTCCTCGGTGCCGCCGATGAGGCCCTCGTAGATGGCGGCCGCGGCGTCGGACTCGCGGACGCCCTCGCCGATGGTGTCGACGGCAGCCTGCATCCCCGTCTCGGCCAGCTGTGCGGCCTGCTCCATGTACGCTATCTCCGCGTCGGTCTTCTTCAGCCGGACCCAGTTCACCAGCAGCGTGGCGTCCTCCGTGTCGGCCTCGGGCAGCTGGTCGGTGAGGCGCGCGTGGGACTTCGCGGTGTAGTAGTAGGCGTCCATCTCCACGCCGAGCGTTCGGTCGTCGTAGCCGAACTCCTCGACCACCGTCGCGACGTAGTCCATGGGGTGTTTGTCGTGTGGGGACTGGACGTAGTCGTCCGTGTAGGAGAGGACGTGGTCGTCGTCCATCCACGTCGTCACCTCCGCGGACTTGGCGTCCATCTCGCGGCCGACCCACACGGGGTCGTGGTCGAGCGTGAGCAGCACGCCCTGGTGGACGTAGAACGACCAGGACTCGTAGCCCGTGAGGTAGTTCATGTTCGCGGGGTCGGTGACGAGCAGGGCGTCGAGGCCGGCCTCGCGCATCCGTTCGCGCGTCCGGTCGACCCGCCGTTCGTACTCACTACTCCGGAAGGGGACGAGTTCACTCATTCACTCGGACCCTCGTGGAGTGTTCGCATAAACCTTGCGCGAGACGGTCAGTTTCTGACTACGGAAACACTGGTTCCTGTGAACAATCTATTTGTGGGCGTGCCACCTGGGTGGTCGTATGGCCGGACCACCGATTCACGAACTCCACTACGCAGAGGCACCCTCGGTCGACTCAGTGCCCGGGCCGAACTCCGACCGCCTCCTGAAGAAACAGGCCGAAGTCGACAGCAGCGCCGTCGCCTACCCAAACAACATCCCGCTCGCCTTCGAGGAGGGGAAGGGCGCGACGCTCAAGGACGTCGACGGAAACGTCTTCCTGGACTTCTTCGCGGGCATCGGCGTCTACAACGTCGGGCACGCCAACCCCTACGTCAACGAGGGCGTCCACGAGCAGATCGACAAGCTCACGCACACCGTCGACTTCCCGACCCAGCCCCGACTCGACCTCATCGAGAAGCTCGACGAGATTGCGCCCGGCAGCCTCTCGGGCAACAGCCGCGTCGTCTTCGGCGGCCCGACTGGGAGCGACGCCATCGAGGCCTGCATCAAGCTCGCGAAGTACAACACGGGCGGCAACGGCCTCCTCGCGTTCCGGAACTCCTACCACGGCGCCACCTCGGGCGCGATGAGCATCACGTCGAACAAGAAGTTCAAGAAACCGTACGCGCCGCTGCTGTCGGACGTCGTCCACGCGCCGTTCCCCTACCCGTTCCAGGAGGGTCGTGACCCCGAGGAGTCCGTCGAGCACGCACTCGCGGAGGTGCGTTCCATCGTCGAAGAGCCGTACGGCGGCATGGCTGACCCCGCAGGCATCTTCGCCGAACCCATCCAGGGCGAGGGCGGCGTCATCGTCCCGCCGGAGGGGTTCTTGCAGGGGCTCCGCGACATCGCCGACGAGAACGACCTCCCGCTCGTCTTCGACGAGATCCAGGTCGGTCTGGGCCGCACCGGCGAGTGGTGGGCCTCGGACCACTACGACGTGACGCCGGACGCCATGGCGATGGCGAAGGCCCTCG
Encoded proteins:
- a CDS encoding 2-hydroxyacid dehydrogenase gives rise to the protein MTDAPDVVVLREGTEGLDMADYADAIRERLPDADVRHARTPHEERELVQHAPVVTGVGIDEDLLDAAEELELFACAFAGTGHLPTDELEARGVTVTNAGGIHAPGIAEQAIGNILTFSRRLHEGWRRKQNREWRHFQSFELTDSTVTIVGLGSIGQAVAQRLEGFEVDTIGVRYTPEKGGPTDEVIGFGEREFHDALARTDYLVVACPLTDLTRGLVGDAELATLPPHAVVVNTARGPILDTDAVVGALQTESLRGVALDVTDPEPLPEDHVLWTLENALITPHTGGHTPKHWDRLADILAHNYDARDSGEELQNVVIAG
- a CDS encoding X-Pro dipeptidase, whose translation is MSELVPFRSSEYERRVDRTRERMREAGLDALLVTDPANMNYLTGYESWSFYVHQGVLLTLDHDPVWVGREMDAKSAEVTTWMDDDHVLSYTDDYVQSPHDKHPMDYVATVVEEFGYDDRTLGVEMDAYYYTAKSHARLTDQLPEADTEDATLLVNWVRLKKTDAEIAYMEQAAQLAETGMQAAVDTIGEGVRESDAAAAIYEGLIGGTEEFGGDYPAIVPLMPSGDYTGTPHLSWSDREFENGDPVIVELAGCKHRYHCPMARTLSVGEPDPEMAETAEVVRGGLQDALDAVEPGVTAEEVEAVWSESIAKHGIEKDSRLGYSTGIGYPPDWGEHTASLRPGDETVLEEDMAFHMIPGIWFDDFGVEISETFRVTKNGAETLADFDRDLFVV
- a CDS encoding aminotransferase class III, encoding MAGPPIHELHYAEAPSVDSVPGPNSDRLLKKQAEVDSSAVAYPNNIPLAFEEGKGATLKDVDGNVFLDFFAGIGVYNVGHANPYVNEGVHEQIDKLTHTVDFPTQPRLDLIEKLDEIAPGSLSGNSRVVFGGPTGSDAIEACIKLAKYNTGGNGLLAFRNSYHGATSGAMSITSNKKFKKPYAPLLSDVVHAPFPYPFQEGRDPEESVEHALAEVRSIVEEPYGGMADPAGIFAEPIQGEGGVIVPPEGFLQGLRDIADENDLPLVFDEIQVGLGRTGEWWASDHYDVTPDAMAMAKALGGNGQPLSGTLYSEELDTWGPGDHAGTYRGHVPAMVGGLRAIEYIESHDLLDHATQVGEQIRSRLRDAAQNDPGLGQVRGKGLFVGAEFVDDEGNPDDDRVDAIQQYCYEHGVLVWTAGQYSNVLRLLPPLVLTEEQAEVGTEIIADAIEATAAN